Proteins from one Scleropages formosus chromosome 14, fSclFor1.1, whole genome shotgun sequence genomic window:
- the LOC108942358 gene encoding protocadherin-8, which translates to MALFQSPWVVCIMLLVMPHSAHSTTTKYYTYEEDAPGTEIGNLSQDLKIEPGEDLQTSFRFMQKTNYSVIHMRQMDGLLTVGESIDREELCPQSPKCIITFDVVAFSKEKFQLIHVEIEVRDINDNSPQFPFNETYLEISENLPVGTRFPLHPAIDRDVGSNYIQSYQISYNNRFGIEVSTGEDGLKNAELVLLKKLDRELEDFYTIEVTAMDGGRPPKTGSMAVHIKVLDFNDNSPTFEHSFLKVELNEDAPLGFLLLKVHAFDPDDGINGEVVYGFVEESSNEVKHLFHIDPFSGSVTLNAIVDYETKRSYELNIQAYDLGMNSVPSTCKVIVEIVDVNDNAPEISIKPMTSMSDGVAYITEAAAEDSFVALISTSDRDSGPNGYVRSSLHGHEHFKLQQAYGDTFMIVTTTALDREKIPEYNLTVVAEDLGSPPFKTIKQYTIRVSDENDNPPLFSKPVYEVSVMENNVPGSYIATVVARDPDMGDNSKVTYKLIDGEVNGGALLSTYVSLDPISGSLYSVRSFDYESVKQIEVKIQASDNGSPQLSSTALIEIKIVDQNDNAPYITHPVLQNDSTDVPIPYNAPPGYIALRVKARDADEGINGELSFQILEDEQMLFSINKESGEMVLKYGLSFLHGDVLKVKIGVSDKGRSPQAASATVRFLVTEMEPEDQIIMVVEASTEARSKIDASLIVIIMLGGGCALLLVAIVAVALSCKHNRGERSCGGKKKKTQGLFERSSLSLHKSKDSSMYSGPRVLVNDRIASSHDDSMSLYGDRAREAETKAFHPFSMKHFEPVALWQGDKYSLQLSGIRNNDQLSVKDSGKGDSDFNDSDSDISGDGCKKSHSTFNPRTNNSFHSANTLGADQQGGYCIIPTRSPASPCSNAYTIAFTQVPAHSHPNANSGSWRGSAYSTNISKARAQLQTFPRTGTLPLGFGQHKHETGTCPEEPHQSGQEPAALAEVATTF; encoded by the exons ATGGCTTTATTCCAAAGTCCTTGGGTAGTCTGCATAATGCTTCTTGTTATGCCACATTCAGCCCACAGTACAACCACCAAGTACTACACATATGAAGAAGATGCCCCTGGGACTGAAATAGGAAACCTGTCCCAGGACCTGAAGATTGAGCCAGGTGAGGACCTTCAGACAAGCTTCCGCTTCATGCAGAAAACCAACTATTCTGTGATTCACATGAGGCAGATGGATGGACTTCTTACAGTGGGTGAAAGTATTGACCGCGAGGAGCTGTGTCCCCAGTCCCCCAAGTGCATCATTACCTTTGACGTCGTTGCCTTTTCCAAGGAGAAGTTCCAACTGATCCACGTGGAGATTGAGGTGAGGGACATAAATGACAATTCTCCGCAGTTTCCATTCAATGAAACGTATCTGGAGATCTCTGAAAATTTGCCTGTTGGTACACGCTTCCCACTCCACCCAGCGATTGACCGAGATGTTGGCAGTAACTACATCCAGAGCTACCAGATTTCCTACAACAACCGCTTTGGCATTGAGGTGAGCACCGGAGAGGATGGGCTTAAAAATGCAGAActtgttttgttgaaaaaattGGACAGAGAGCTAGAAGATTTCTATACCATTGAAGTGACAGCTATGGATGGTGGAAGACCACCAAAGACAGGGTCAATGGCTGTTCATATCAAAGTGCTGGATTTCAATGACAACAGTCCCACATTCGAACACAGTTTCCTTAAAGTTGAGCTGAATGAGGATGCACCTCTGGGATTTCTTCTCCTCAAAGTGCATGCATTTGACCCAGATGATGGCATTAATGGTGAAGTGGTGTATGGCTTTGTGGAAGAGTCATCAAATGAGGTAAAGCATCTATTTCACATTGACCCGTTCTCGGGATCTGTCACCTTAAATGCTATAGTCGACTATGAAACCAAGAGGTCATATGAGCTGAACATCCAGGCTTATGACTTAGGAATGAACTCTGTCCCATCAACCTGTAAAGTCATTGTAGAGATTGTAGATGTCAATGACAACGCACCAGAAATCAGCATCAAGCCGATGACCTCCATGAGCGATGGAGTTGCTTATATCACGGAAGCTGCAGCTGAAGACAGTTTTGTAGCCCTTATTAGCACCTCAGACAGAGACTCGGGACCAAATGGCTACGTGCGCAGCAGCCTTCATGGTCACGAGCATTTCAAGTTGCAGCAGGCATATGGAGACACTTTCATGATTGTCACAACTACAGCTTTGGACAGGGAAAAAATTCCAGAGTACAATCTGACAGTGGTGGCCGAAGACCTTGGCTCTCCTCCCTTTAAGACCATAAAGCAATACACCATTAGGGTGAGTGATGAAAATGACAACCCTCCCCTCTTCAGTAAGCCAGTTTATGAAGTTTCAGTCATGGAGAACAATGTTCCAGGCTCCTACATTGCCACGGTTGTAGCCCGTGATCCAGACATGGGCGACAACAGTAAAGTCACATACAAATTGATAGATGGGGAAGTGAATGGGGGGGCTCTTTTATCCACCTATGTCTCTTTAGATCCAATTTCAGGGTCCTTGTACAGCGTAAGGTCTTTTGATTATGAATCAGTGAAGCAGATTGAAGTGAAAATCCAAGCAAGTGACAATGGCTCCCCTCAGCTGTCGAGCACAGCCCTAATCGAAATCAAAATAGTGGACCAAAACGACAATGCTCCATATATCACACATCCAGTTTTGCAAAATGACTCCACTGATGTGCCTATACCTTACAATGCACCGCCTGGTTACATTGCTCTGCGGGTCAAAGCTCGAGATGCTGATGAAGGTATAAATGGAGAGCTTTCCTTCCAAATTTTGGAGGAcgagcaaatgcttttctccattaaCAAAGAAAGCGGGGAGATGGTGTTAAAGTATGGCCTGTCATTCTTACATGGAGATGTGCTAAAAGTCAAGATTGGTGTCAGCGACAAAGGGAGGTCGCCCCAGGCAGCCAGCGCCACCGTCCGCTTTCTAGTGACAGAAATGGAACCAGAAGATCAGATTATCATGGTGGTGGAGGCCAGCACCGAAGCCCGGAGTAAAATTGATGCCTCATTAATAGTTATAATCATGCTCGGCGGGGGTTGTGCCTTGTTGCTCGTAGCAATTGTGGCCGTTGCATTGTCATGCAAACACAACCGAGGAGAGAGGAgctgtggtggaaagaaaaagaagaccCAAGGACTCTTTGAAAGGAGCAGTCTCTCATTGCATAAATCTAAGGATTCAAGCATGTACAGTGGACCAAGAGTTCTTGTCAATGATCGAATAGCATCATCCCATGACGACTCAATGTCCTTGTATGGAGACAGGGCCAGAGAGGCAGAGACAAAG GCCTTCCATCCATTCAGCATGAAGCATTTTGAACCAGTGGCTCTGTGGCAGGGTGATAAATACAGTTTGCAGCTGAG TGGAATACGGAATAATGACCAGCTAAGCGTGAAGGACAGCGGCAAAGGAGACAGTGACTTCAACGACAGTGATTCTGATATCAGCGGGGATGGATGTAAGAAAAGTCACAGCACTTTCAACCCACGGACAAACA ATTCATTTCATTCTGCCAACACCCTGGGTGCAGATCAGCAGGGTGGGTACTGCATAATCCCCACCCGCTCGCCAGCAAGCCCCTGTAGCAATGCGTATACCATAGCCTTCACTCAGGTTCCAGCACACAGCCACCCAAACGCCAACTCCGGTTCCTGGAGAGGCTCGGCTTACAGCACCAACATCTCCAAAGCCAGGGCCCAGCTGCAGACGTTCCCCAGGACGGGAACTCTTCCACTGGGCTTCGGCCAGCACAAGCACGAGACAGGAACCTGTCCTGAGGAGCCGCATCAATCCGGCCAGGAACCAGCAGCCTTGGCTGAAGTGGCAACTACCTTCTGA